A stretch of the Pan troglodytes isolate AG18354 chromosome 20, NHGRI_mPanTro3-v2.0_pri, whole genome shotgun sequence genome encodes the following:
- the HNRNPL gene encoding heterogeneous nuclear ribonucleoprotein L isoform X2 yields MPKKRQALVEFEDVLGACNAVNYAADNQIYIAGHPAFVNYSTSQKISRPGDSDDSRSVNSVLLFTILNPIYSITTDVLYTICNPCGPVQRIVIFRKNGVQAMVEFDSVQSAQRAKASLNGADIYSGCCTLKIEYAKPTRLNVFKNDQDTWDYTNPNLSGQGDPGSNPNKRQRQPPLLGDHPAEYGEGRGFPSVDSRGSCAPARRPPCKFSPVLPLFPSHPPGGPHGGYHSHYHDEGYGPPPPHYEGRRMGPPVGGHRRGPSRYGPQYGHPPPPPPPPEYGPHADSPVLMVYGLDQSKMNCDRVFNVFCLYGNVEKVKFMKSKPGAAMVEMADGYAVDRAITHLNNNFMFGQKLNVCVSKQPAIMPGQSYGLEDGSCSYKDFSESRNNRFSTPEQAAKNRIQHPSNVLHFFNAPLEVTEENFFEICDELGVKRPSSVKVFSGKSERSSSGLLEWESKSDALETLGFLNHYQMKNPNGPYPYTLKLCFSTAQHAS; encoded by the exons ATGCCTAAAAAGAGACAAGCACTGGTGGAGTTTGAAGATGTGTTGGGGGCTTGCAACGCAGTGAACTACGCAGCCGACAACCAAATATACATTGCTGGTCACCCAGCTTTTGTCAACTACTCTACCAGCCAGAAGATCTCCCGCCCTGGGGACTCGGATGACTCCCGGAGCGTGAACAGTGTGCTTCTCTTTACCATCCTGAACCCCATTTATTCGATCACCACG GATGTTCTTTACACTATCTGTAATCCTTGTGGCCCTGTCCAGAGAATTGTCATTTTCAGGAAGAATGGAGTTCAGGCGATGGTGGAAT TTGACTCAGTTCAAAGTGCCCAGCGGGCCAAGGCCTCTCTCAATGGGGCTGATATCTATTCTGGCTGTTGCACTCTGAAGATCGAATACGCAAAG CCTACACGCTTGAATGTGTTCAAGAATGATCAGGATACTTGGGACTACACAAACCCCAATCTCAGTGGACAAG GTGACCCTGGCAGCAACCCCAACAAACGCCAGAGGCAGCCCCCTCTCCTGGGAGATCACCCCGCAGAATATGGTGAGGGCAGGGGGTTCCCCTCCGTGGACTCCCGTGGCTCATGTGCCCCTGCCCGCCGCCCGCCGTGCAAATTCTCACCcgtcctccctctctttccttcccaccCCCCAGGAGGGCCCCACGGTGGGTACCACAGCCATTACCATGATGAGGGCTACGGGCCCCCCCCACCTCACTACGAAGGGAGAAGGATGGGTCCACCAGTGGGGGGTCACCGTCGGGGCCCAAGTCGCTACGGCCCCCAGTATgggcaccccccaccccctcccccaccacccgaGTATGGCCCTCACGCCGACAGCCCTGTGCTCATGGTCTATGGCTTGGATCAATCTAAGATGAACTGTGACCGAGTCTTCAATGTCTTCTGCTTATATGGCAATGTGGAGAAG GTGAAATTCATGAAAAGCAAGCCGGGGGCCGCCATGGTGGAGATGGCTGATGGCTACGCTGTAGACCGGGCCATTACCCACCTCAACAACAACTTCATGTTTGGGCAGAAGCTGAATGTCTG TGTCTCCAAGCAGCCAGCCATCATGCCCGGTCAGTCATACGGGTTGGAAGACGGGTCTTGCAGTTACAAAGACTTCAGTGAATCCCGGAACAATCGGTTCTCCACCCCAGAGCAGGCAGCCAAGAACCGCATCCAGCACCCCAGCAATGTGCTGCACTTCTTCAACGCCCCGCTGGAGGTGACCGAGGAGAACTTCTTTGAG ATCTGCGATGAGCTGGGAGTGAAGCGGCCATCTTCTGTGAAAGTATTCTCAGGCAAAA GTGAGCGCAGCTCCTCTGGACTGCTGGAGTGGGAATCCAAGAGCGATGCCCTGGAGACTCTGGGCTTCCTGAACCATTACCAGATGAAAAACCCAA ATGGTCCATACCCTTACACTCTGAAGTTGTGTTTCTCCACTGCTCAGCACGCCTCCTAA